The stretch of DNA CGACCGGGAGGCCGTCCTGCGCCAAGCGGGCCAGGTTCCGCTTCACGGTCATGCGCGGTAGGTCGAGTTCCTTGGCGAGCCTCCCGTGGGGCACGGAGGCGCCCCGGCCCGCGTCGTCCAGGCGGGTGAGCAGGGCCAGCATGACCGTCCATTGGTGTCGGTGCGGTCGCCCCCTCCTGCGGCTGTGGCTCGGAACGGAATCGGTCATTTCGTCCCCTCGTCCTCAAGTACCGGCGCACCCCTCGAAGGCGTAGGAGGTGAAAAAAAGATGCCTGAACCCGGCGCCGCCGTGCCCCTCATCCTCGCCGCCGTCGTAGCCCTCGGAGCTTTGGCCCTGGGGACGGCCGCGATGACCGGCACCGCGACCGATCCGACGGTCGTCGCCGTCGCGGGGGGCCTCGCCCTATTCGGCGCGATTGGGGCGGCGATCAAGAAGCAGATCGCATAGAGAGAGGTCTCTCGGAACAGGTACGTCGCGAGCGAGCCACGGCTTCGTCAGCGAGGGTCAACGGGAATACGGCGCTGCCGTGAAAGTCCCCCCCGGATCATGCGGGGAGTCGCCACCCTGGCTCGAGGCCTAACGGACCTCTATCTGCAGAAGAACTGCATGAGGCCGATCAGCAGCTTCGGTTCGTTCAGTCGCGGGCGTGTCCTGGCTCTCACCCAAATGTGCAATCGACGGTGACCTTGTCCATGACGCTCTTGAGGGCAGCCAGCTCTTTTTGATCGAGTCGCGCGACAAAGAGATCGGAGACCCCGCGCAGGTGGATTCGCGCCGCCTCGGTCAGGCGGGCCACGCCCGCATCGGTCAGTACGACCACGACACCACGTCCGTCTGCATCGGTGTCGGCTCGACGAACGAGGCCTTCGTCAACCAGCCGCGCGACACGGCGAGTCATGCCCGACCGCGAGATGAGCGCCCGGGCCGCGAGGTCGGTCATGCGCAGCTCGCCACCCGCGAGCGCCAGCTGCGCGAGCACGTCGAAATCGGCCAAGGCCAGGCCGGTCTTCTTCTCGAGATCCGTATCGAGTTGGCGCATGAGCGTGGCGTGTGCTCGCAGCAGGGAGCGCCATGCCTCCAATCCGCGCCGGCTCGGCAGCTCTTTCGCGACGAGCCGGTCGAAGAGCCCAGTGACGTCCCGCTTTGATCTTACTTGCATCCGCAACCTTATACACCACCCAGGGTATAAGGTACTTGCACTTGCAAGTTATTCCACTGGAACAACGCGGAAGGGAGTGTCAATGACCACCGAGCTCTACGCCGACCTGGATCGGTCCATCAGACGTCGGTTCGGGACTCTGGCGGACGACACCCGCGTGAGGCGCACCGCGGCCGCCCTCGAAGCAAACGGAATTACCGTTCTCCGGGCGCCGGACGCCGCAGAAGCCAAACGGATCGTGCTGGGTCTCATCCCCGACGGATCCCAGGTGCATCACGGCGCCTCGCAATCTCTCGAGCTGTCGGGCATCGCCGAGGAGATCGAGAAATCCGGTCGCTACGAGCCGCTCCGGCCGAGAATCTGGAGCATGGATCGCAAGACGCAGGCCGACGAGATCCGCCGCCTCACCTCTGCGCCCGACGTCATGCTCGGCAGCGTGCATGCGGTCACCGAGAGTGGATCGCTGCTCGCGGTCTCGGCCAGTGGCAGCCAGCTCGGCCCCTACGTCACCGGTGCGGGGCGACTTATCCTCGTCGTGGGGACGCAGAAGATCGT from Thermoplasmata archaeon encodes:
- a CDS encoding MarR family transcriptional regulator; protein product: MQVRSKRDVTGLFDRLVAKELPSRRGLEAWRSLLRAHATLMRQLDTDLEKKTGLALADFDVLAQLALAGGELRMTDLAARALISRSGMTRRVARLVDEGLVRRADTDADGRGVVVVLTDAGVARLTEAARIHLRGVSDLFVARLDQKELAALKSVMDKVTVDCTFG
- a CDS encoding LUD domain-containing protein codes for the protein MTTELYADLDRSIRRRFGTLADDTRVRRTAAALEANGITVLRAPDAAEAKRIVLGLIPDGSQVHHGASQSLELSGIAEEIEKSGRYEPLRPRIWSMDRKTQADEIRRLTSAPDVMLGSVHAVTESGSLLAVSASGSQLGPYVTGAGRLILVVGTQKIVSDLEEGLRRIDEYVFPLEDARAQAAYGVHSGVNKVLIINREIVPGRITVVFVDEVLGF